One Tolypothrix bouteillei VB521301 DNA window includes the following coding sequences:
- a CDS encoding phosphotransferase, protein MLTSLSSHNVIQDLQEAGLCSSEEGVSTDSELPQSSKKNFNLLVTLKGNRQLLVKQERHIDNDGKPQEFFNEWLFHQLLERFPALGSISAIASLVVYFDRKKSILVRNYLKDYQDTASFYRQNLRFPNSIATAIGTSLGLLHRATFKHHEYRDFMATAPEGEYRYHLYNPAQGLGSIGPEIISRVPTNALKFYTLYQRYETIEGAIAELSYEWKPCCLTHNELRLDNILLHSKWEQLDNCLVRLIDWEACAWGDPSFDLGTLVADYLAIGLESLVVDPSLDLDESLHLSAVPFDILQPSILALIQAYLDTFPTILEQRNDFLLRTVQFAGLALLHKIDEKIKQHRYFDNSGICTFQIARSLLTKPQESVMTVFGVSETDLIKPFVKLTKFSQAQKEVNLLRLHNNKARLRGC, encoded by the coding sequence ATGTTAACCTCACTGTCTTCTCATAATGTTATCCAGGACTTGCAAGAAGCAGGTCTGTGTAGCTCAGAAGAAGGCGTTTCTACCGACTCTGAATTGCCACAGAGTAGCAAGAAAAATTTTAATTTGCTCGTTACTCTGAAAGGAAATCGCCAGCTGTTGGTTAAACAGGAACGCCATATTGATAATGATGGAAAACCACAGGAATTTTTCAATGAATGGCTGTTTCACCAATTGCTCGAACGCTTTCCTGCTTTGGGGAGTATTTCTGCGATCGCATCATTGGTGGTGTACTTTGATAGGAAAAAGTCTATCTTAGTCCGCAATTACCTTAAAGACTATCAAGACACTGCTAGTTTTTATCGACAAAACTTGCGCTTTCCCAACTCGATTGCTACTGCGATCGGTACCAGTCTGGGATTATTGCATCGTGCGACCTTCAAGCATCACGAGTATCGCGATTTTATGGCAACTGCGCCAGAAGGTGAGTATCGCTATCATTTATATAATCCAGCACAAGGACTTGGCTCCATTGGACCGGAAATTATTAGTCGCGTTCCCACGAACGCCTTAAAATTCTACACTCTCTACCAACGCTATGAAACCATAGAAGGGGCGATCGCAGAATTATCTTATGAATGGAAGCCTTGCTGTTTAACTCATAATGAGTTGAGATTGGACAACATTTTGCTTCATTCCAAGTGGGAGCAACTCGACAACTGTCTGGTGCGATTGATTGATTGGGAAGCATGCGCTTGGGGCGATCCCAGCTTTGACTTGGGAACTTTAGTAGCCGATTATTTGGCAATTGGGTTAGAAAGTTTGGTAGTAGACCCTTCTTTAGATTTAGATGAATCTCTGCATCTATCAGCAGTTCCATTCGACATTCTTCAGCCTTCAATATTGGCTCTGATTCAGGCTTATCTCGACACTTTTCCAACAATTCTTGAACAGAGGAATGATTTTCTTCTCCGTACCGTTCAATTTGCGGGTTTAGCGCTGCTTCATAAAATAGATGAAAAAATTAAGCAGCATCGCTACTTTGATAACTCAGGCATATGTACGTTTCAAATTGCCAGAAGTTTACTGACCAAACCGCAAGAATCTGTGATGACTGTTTTTGGAGTTTCAGAAACAGATCTCATCAAACCTTTTGTAAAACTTACAAAATTTTCGCAAGCACAAAAAGAAGTCAATTTGCTGCGTCTCCACAACAATAAAGCACGTTTGCGCGGCTGTTAA
- a CDS encoding aldo/keto reductase — MLDTVRELGIGFVAYSPLGRGFLSGAITSPDDFAEDDYRLMSPRFQGENFYKNLELVNQVKAIAAEKGATPSQLALAWLLAQGNDIVPIPGTKRRRYLEENVGATEITLTPNDLRRIEEVAPKGFAAGDRYPVQHMSTLNL, encoded by the coding sequence ATTTTAGACACAGTCAGAGAGTTGGGTATTGGGTTTGTTGCTTACAGTCCTCTAGGACGGGGATTTTTATCGGGAGCTATTACAAGCCCTGATGATTTTGCAGAAGACGACTATCGCCTTATGTCTCCTCGATTTCAAGGTGAGAACTTTTACAAGAATCTAGAACTGGTGAATCAGGTTAAGGCGATCGCAGCTGAAAAAGGTGCAACCCCCAGTCAACTGGCATTAGCATGGTTGTTAGCTCAGGGTAATGACATTGTTCCCATCCCAGGGACAAAACGACGCCGATATCTAGAAGAGAATGTAGGAGCAACAGAAATTACGCTCACACCAAACGATCTGCGTCGGATTGAAGAAGTTGCACCCAAGGGATTTGCTGCAGGCGATCGCTATCCAGTTCAACATATGAGTACACTCAATCTTTAA
- a CDS encoding pentapeptide repeat-containing protein, with protein sequence MNKSNSQKLTNWLVTAVFLVLAVTFSLFDQPSASAQTQTPITTTQSTPAPITSVAANIRHLLETNECVGCNLIGATLKDANLQAANLENANLQNADLERANLQGTNLQGANLQGADLGKANIIGANLASANLFDADLEKANLTNANILGANLQGADLEDVVRPQGFAIQ encoded by the coding sequence ATGAATAAATCCAATTCTCAAAAATTAACAAACTGGCTTGTAACAGCAGTCTTTCTAGTACTCGCAGTCACTTTTTCATTGTTCGATCAGCCAAGTGCTAGCGCTCAAACACAAACACCAATTACAACCACACAATCTACACCAGCACCCATCACATCTGTAGCAGCAAACATTAGACATTTACTAGAAACCAACGAGTGTGTGGGATGCAATCTCATTGGAGCAACATTAAAAGACGCAAACCTACAAGCTGCTAACTTAGAAAATGCAAACCTGCAAAATGCTGACTTAGAAAGAGCAAATTTACAAGGAACAAACTTGCAAGGCGCGAACCTGCAAGGTGCAGATTTAGGTAAGGCAAACATAATAGGCGCAAACCTAGCAAGTGCTAACCTATTTGATGCGGACTTAGAGAAGGCAAATTTAACAAACGCAAATATATTGGGAGCAAATCTTCAAGGGGCTGATTTAGAGGATGTGGTAAGACCCCAAGGATTTGCCATTCAGTAA
- a CDS encoding SDR family NAD(P)-dependent oxidoreductase: MNAKPAKKYALVTGGNKGIGFAICKGLLNAGFEVILAARSLSKARDAAEKLSSPSNVRPVVLEVTDDSSIHDAVRELSQQINHLDVLVNNAAIYPDEGVNILNISRELLDVALNTNTLGPISIVQAFLPLLEKASSARIINVSSGYGEIGGLSAQVPSYCLSKLALNGATIMLAEALRPKRIAVYAMCPGWVRTDMGGASAPRSPEEGADTALWLATEASLSDSGKYFRDRQEISYC, from the coding sequence ATGAACGCAAAACCTGCGAAAAAATACGCACTGGTGACCGGAGGTAATAAAGGGATTGGGTTTGCCATCTGTAAGGGATTGCTGAATGCTGGATTTGAGGTGATTCTAGCAGCGCGATCGCTCTCAAAAGCACGGGATGCTGCAGAAAAACTATCTTCACCATCCAACGTCAGACCAGTTGTTCTTGAAGTCACTGATGATAGCTCCATTCACGACGCCGTTCGAGAGTTATCCCAACAAATCAACCATTTAGATGTACTTGTCAACAACGCAGCAATTTATCCCGATGAAGGCGTGAATATTCTCAACATTTCTCGCGAATTGTTGGATGTCGCTTTAAACACCAACACCCTAGGTCCTATTAGTATCGTTCAAGCCTTCTTGCCTTTATTAGAAAAAGCATCCAGTGCCAGAATTATTAATGTATCGAGTGGATATGGAGAGATCGGCGGTCTTTCAGCACAAGTCCCCAGTTATTGCTTATCTAAACTAGCACTTAACGGTGCGACGATTATGCTCGCTGAAGCTTTAAGACCAAAAAGAATTGCAGTTTACGCTATGTGTCCCGGTTGGGTGAGGACTGATATGGGTGGTGCGTCTGCTCCACGGTCACCTGAAGAAGGGGCTGATACTGCTCTTTGGCTGGCGACAGAAGCTTCATTAAGCGACAGCGGTAAGTATTTCCGCGATCGTCAAGAAATTTCTTATTGTTAA
- a CDS encoding GUN4 domain-containing protein — MSNEVHESEVTARLTAIELQLKQFNQLLSNLSDRIAKSEDNFLLIADIHKYKKLQELLIVGDLREADWETIRVIQAITKEPELGDITPDDMRQFPCDELRVIDNLWTKYSEGRFGFSVQIKIYQSVGGSLESTINQDSKAIERFGERVGWREDNRWKKCDDLDYTLAAPIGCHPSRWWNSPFGSKMTNYFFNRLLVCSI; from the coding sequence ATGTCTAATGAAGTGCATGAATCAGAAGTGACGGCTCGCTTAACTGCGATAGAACTGCAGCTAAAGCAATTCAATCAGCTGTTATCAAATCTCAGCGATCGCATTGCTAAGTCAGAAGATAATTTTCTCCTCATTGCCGATATCCATAAATACAAAAAACTGCAAGAACTTTTAATAGTAGGAGACTTAAGAGAAGCCGATTGGGAAACTATTCGGGTTATTCAAGCAATAACAAAAGAGCCAGAATTGGGAGATATTACTCCAGATGATATGAGGCAATTTCCCTGTGATGAACTGCGAGTGATAGACAATTTGTGGACAAAATACAGTGAAGGTCGCTTTGGTTTTAGCGTACAAATAAAAATTTACCAAAGCGTGGGTGGTTCCCTCGAAAGCACCATTAATCAAGATAGTAAAGCCATCGAGCGCTTCGGCGAGCGTGTGGGATGGCGTGAGGACAATCGATGGAAAAAGTGCGATGATTTGGACTATACATTAGCTGCACCAATTGGCTGTCATCCCTCGCGATGGTGGAATTCTCCTTTTGGTTCAAAAATGACCAACTATTTCTTCAATCGCCTGCTAGTTTGTAGTATTTAA
- a CDS encoding efflux RND transporter periplasmic adaptor subunit, which translates to MSKKSDTLLACKVLFPVLLVSALTSACSQDKPKATASEPQPIPVKLQSLQSTTLQDVSEFVGRLEAQQRVSLRPEIEGRIESIPVASGDRVEQGTPIVILRPDRTQPELLSAVARVNSAKSAYLTARSQLKAAEAQQVRDAADVELQKVEFQRTQKLVTEGAQAQQQLDIARKNLNTALATLRATAEQVGAAKASVKQAEANVRQYEADTASARVSLQFKQVLAPITGEVGDFPVKVGDVVSVGQSLTTITQNDNLFLRISIPSNRSSEIRRGLPVELVDAKTRKPLSTGTINFISPEVDTGAQAILTKARFSNSGNNLREGQFVRARVIWNKRSGVLIPTVAVSNLGAQSFVFVAQTTGSKQTVRRQPVQLGAIQGQSYQVINGVKPGDQIAVTQILTLRDGTPIKAN; encoded by the coding sequence ATGTCTAAAAAATCCGACACTCTATTGGCTTGTAAAGTATTATTTCCAGTTCTTCTGGTCTCCGCCTTAACAAGCGCTTGCAGTCAGGACAAACCCAAAGCCACAGCCAGCGAACCCCAACCAATACCAGTGAAATTGCAGTCATTGCAGTCAACAACACTACAAGATGTCTCGGAATTCGTAGGGAGGTTGGAAGCGCAACAAAGAGTCTCGTTGCGACCCGAAATCGAAGGTCGGATAGAATCGATTCCCGTCGCGTCAGGCGATCGAGTCGAGCAAGGAACGCCAATTGTGATACTGCGACCAGATCGCACTCAACCAGAATTACTGAGTGCTGTGGCTAGAGTTAACTCAGCTAAATCCGCCTACCTGACAGCGCGATCGCAACTCAAAGCAGCAGAAGCGCAGCAAGTTAGAGATGCAGCCGATGTAGAGCTTCAAAAAGTTGAGTTTCAAAGGACGCAGAAGTTAGTGACTGAAGGAGCACAGGCTCAACAGCAGTTAGACATAGCCCGAAAAAACTTGAACACAGCACTAGCGACTCTCCGCGCTACTGCGGAGCAAGTAGGAGCTGCTAAAGCCAGCGTCAAGCAAGCAGAAGCTAATGTCCGACAATATGAGGCTGATACGGCTTCTGCTCGCGTGTCTCTCCAATTCAAACAAGTATTAGCACCAATTACCGGGGAAGTAGGAGACTTCCCCGTTAAGGTAGGAGATGTTGTTAGTGTCGGTCAGAGCCTAACCACGATTACTCAAAATGACAATCTTTTCTTGCGAATTTCAATTCCCAGCAACCGCTCCTCAGAAATAAGACGGGGGTTACCAGTAGAGCTCGTAGATGCCAAAACAAGAAAACCCTTGAGCACTGGAACTATCAACTTTATCTCGCCAGAAGTAGACACGGGTGCTCAAGCTATCTTAACCAAAGCCCGCTTTTCCAACTCAGGTAACAATTTACGAGAAGGACAATTTGTCCGCGCAAGAGTTATTTGGAACAAACGGTCGGGTGTTTTGATTCCTACCGTAGCTGTATCCAACCTTGGAGCACAAAGCTTTGTCTTTGTAGCCCAGACAACAGGTTCAAAACAAACCGTGCGCCGTCAACCAGTTCAACTTGGAGCCATTCAAGGTCAAAGCTACCAAGTCATTAATGGTGTGAAACCGGGTGACCAAATTGCAGTTACCCAAATTCTTACTTTAAGGGATGGCACTCCAATCAAAGCTAACTGA
- a CDS encoding efflux RND transporter permease subunit, whose protein sequence is MSIADIFIRRPVFTTVCTVIILLVGGICIPLLPLDKLPEMALKQVTVTANYLGTDAKTAEENVTTVLEREINGTERVVYMSSQTTNDGNATINVSFPTEMDRNTAQVLVQNNVAIAEPNLPEEVNRIGVTTQKQSPTITLAYAFYSEKDQNGKFIYDNIFLSNYVDRQIFDEIKRIQGVGSIRIVGERKYAMRIWLDPEALAARNLTSQDVIGAITEQNIQVGAGRIGQQPTSTEQQYEIALRANGRFTTPAEAEDIVVKVGQDGTLIRLKDVGRAEVGAENYNATTLFDGSPAVILLAYQLPGTNAWNTANAIKAKMAELQTNFPPGLKATIGLDNTLFVASSLDEAFKTLVEAIALVFLVIFIFLQDWRTTIIPALAIPVSLIGAMAIAYVLGFTLNQLTIFGIILATGLVVDDGIVVVEAIAAKLEQGMKPLQAALDAMKELTGAIIATSVVLMAVFIPVTFFPGTTGIVYKQFALVIAFSIAISTFNALSFSPSMSAIIMRRQQEVHGPLGVFFRWFNRVFDWFKGGYVKIVEFLIRVRWLVIPVFLAGLFATGWIYQTTPQGFIPEEDQGYFFTIVEAPPGVSLNYSVDLVKKITEEVVLPLPEVEHVVGNAGFGFEGNASNKTLFFVKLKDWQERHGAEHSIFGVLRKINKGLREKIPGAIAIAVNAPPVDGLGSTGGLEMYIQNKQALPMEALIDNTQKVIAAAQKRPELGGVFTQFTFNSPMMQISIDRNQAKAQNVRVSDIFSTMQTYLGASYVNQYVLGGRLYRVYAQAEGTIRSNPDDVSRLYVRSQDGNLIQLSTLVQMERLTYPPVVTHFNVYPSIKIQASPAPGYSTGQAIQAMEEVANQVLQPGFGFAWTGTAFQERSSSGAAPIIFGLAFVMVFLVLAAQYESYVDPTIIMITVPLAILGALGAIVFRANIFQQGGVWPTLNNNMYVQVALVMLIGLASKNAILIVEFANQSAELGMNYTRAAIRACEERLRPILMTAFAGLVGFWPLVIASGAGAMSRWALGTALFGGYLISTVLSLFLVPVLYVVIKNLEDRFLKPGKPGKPTSPSQPSDTPQPQEQVLPAFRGYSTEE, encoded by the coding sequence ATGAGTATTGCGGATATTTTCATTAGGCGACCTGTTTTTACCACAGTTTGTACTGTAATTATTCTCTTAGTTGGGGGAATCTGTATTCCCCTGCTCCCTTTGGATAAGCTCCCAGAAATGGCTCTCAAGCAGGTAACTGTGACTGCTAACTATTTGGGGACTGATGCCAAAACAGCAGAAGAAAACGTTACCACCGTACTAGAACGGGAAATTAACGGTACGGAACGGGTCGTTTACATGTCCTCCCAGACGACGAATGATGGCAATGCTACTATTAACGTCTCTTTTCCTACAGAGATGGATAGAAACACAGCCCAAGTCCTCGTCCAAAATAATGTAGCGATCGCAGAACCAAATTTACCCGAAGAAGTCAATCGCATTGGTGTAACAACGCAGAAGCAGTCACCAACGATTACCCTCGCTTATGCTTTCTATTCAGAAAAAGACCAGAATGGAAAATTTATCTACGATAATATCTTTTTAAGCAATTACGTTGACCGACAAATCTTTGACGAAATTAAACGAATCCAGGGTGTCGGTTCGATCAGAATTGTGGGGGAACGGAAATACGCCATGCGTATCTGGCTCGACCCCGAAGCCCTTGCTGCTAGAAATTTGACATCACAAGATGTCATTGGCGCTATTACCGAACAAAATATTCAGGTGGGAGCGGGGAGAATTGGCCAACAGCCAACTTCAACAGAGCAGCAGTATGAAATTGCTTTGCGAGCTAACGGTCGATTTACCACTCCTGCGGAAGCCGAAGATATTGTGGTCAAAGTCGGTCAGGATGGTACGCTCATTCGGTTAAAAGATGTCGGTCGAGCCGAAGTAGGGGCGGAAAATTACAACGCGACAACTCTGTTTGACGGTTCGCCGGCTGTCATTTTGTTAGCTTACCAACTACCCGGTACGAATGCTTGGAACACAGCTAACGCCATTAAAGCAAAAATGGCAGAGCTGCAAACTAATTTTCCACCAGGATTAAAGGCGACAATTGGTTTAGATAATACTTTGTTTGTGGCATCTTCTCTAGATGAAGCCTTTAAAACCCTGGTTGAAGCCATCGCCCTGGTGTTCCTTGTCATCTTTATCTTTCTACAGGATTGGCGCACTACCATTATTCCCGCTCTCGCCATTCCCGTATCGCTGATTGGGGCAATGGCAATTGCCTATGTGCTTGGGTTTACCTTAAATCAGTTAACGATATTTGGTATTATCTTGGCAACAGGTTTGGTGGTGGATGATGGGATCGTTGTGGTGGAAGCGATCGCAGCTAAACTCGAACAGGGGATGAAACCCCTTCAAGCAGCTCTAGATGCCATGAAAGAACTGACTGGGGCAATTATCGCAACATCAGTAGTACTGATGGCTGTCTTTATCCCCGTAACTTTCTTTCCAGGGACAACGGGTATCGTTTACAAGCAATTTGCACTAGTAATCGCTTTCTCCATTGCCATTTCCACCTTCAACGCCTTGAGCTTCTCTCCCAGTATGTCTGCTATCATCATGCGGAGACAGCAGGAAGTTCACGGTCCTTTAGGCGTGTTTTTCCGGTGGTTTAACCGCGTGTTTGATTGGTTTAAGGGGGGATACGTCAAAATCGTAGAATTCCTGATCCGGGTTCGATGGCTCGTGATTCCAGTATTTCTTGCGGGTTTATTTGCAACGGGTTGGATTTATCAGACGACTCCCCAGGGATTTATACCTGAAGAAGATCAGGGTTATTTCTTTACAATTGTGGAAGCTCCCCCAGGGGTCTCTCTCAACTACAGTGTCGATTTAGTTAAGAAAATTACTGAGGAAGTCGTGCTACCACTTCCGGAAGTTGAGCACGTTGTTGGTAACGCTGGTTTTGGTTTTGAAGGGAACGCCAGTAACAAGACACTGTTTTTCGTCAAGTTGAAAGATTGGCAAGAACGTCATGGTGCAGAGCATTCCATTTTTGGTGTTCTGCGAAAAATCAATAAAGGGTTGCGAGAAAAAATCCCTGGAGCGATCGCGATCGCTGTTAACGCCCCACCAGTGGATGGTTTGGGAAGTACAGGCGGGTTGGAGATGTACATCCAAAACAAACAAGCACTTCCCATGGAAGCGCTCATCGACAATACCCAAAAGGTAATAGCAGCAGCCCAGAAGAGACCGGAATTAGGAGGTGTCTTTACCCAGTTCACCTTCAACAGCCCGATGATGCAAATTTCCATCGATCGCAATCAAGCCAAAGCTCAGAATGTCCGAGTGAGTGATATTTTCAGCACCATGCAAACCTATTTGGGTGCAAGCTATGTCAACCAATACGTGCTTGGTGGGCGGTTGTATCGCGTTTATGCTCAGGCGGAGGGGACAATTCGGTCTAATCCTGATGATGTTAGTCGTCTGTACGTGCGCTCTCAGGATGGTAACCTCATTCAACTGAGTACTTTGGTACAAATGGAAAGATTAACCTACCCGCCTGTTGTCACTCACTTTAACGTTTACCCATCCATTAAAATTCAAGCTTCTCCAGCACCAGGATACAGTACGGGACAAGCAATCCAAGCTATGGAAGAAGTTGCGAACCAAGTTTTACAACCAGGATTTGGTTTTGCTTGGACTGGAACCGCCTTTCAGGAGAGATCTTCTAGTGGTGCAGCACCAATTATTTTTGGCTTAGCCTTTGTCATGGTTTTCTTAGTGTTAGCGGCGCAGTACGAAAGCTACGTCGATCCAACTATCATTATGATTACCGTACCTCTGGCAATCTTGGGCGCACTCGGTGCGATCGTGTTCCGCGCCAACATTTTCCAGCAAGGTGGTGTTTGGCCTACGCTAAACAATAATATGTATGTTCAAGTAGCGTTGGTTATGCTGATTGGTCTGGCTAGTAAAAATGCAATTTTGATTGTCGAATTTGCCAACCAGTCAGCAGAGCTAGGAATGAACTACACCAGGGCTGCAATCCGCGCTTGTGAAGAACGCTTGCGACCAATTCTGATGACTGCTTTTGCTGGTTTAGTTGGGTTTTGGCCATTGGTGATAGCTTCTGGTGCTGGAGCCATGAGTCGATGGGCTTTAGGAACAGCGCTGTTTGGTGGTTATTTGATTTCAACTGTTTTAAGTTTGTTTTTAGTTCCAGTCTTGTACGTTGTTATCAAAAACCTAGAAGACCGCTTCTTAAAACCTGGTAAACCCGGTAAACCCACAAGTCCGTCACAGCCTTCAGATACACCCCAACCACAAGAACAAGTACTCCCTGCATTCCGTGGATACTCCACCGAAGAGTGA
- a CDS encoding glutathione S-transferase family protein: protein MKLLVNGVWHSDFQPLEGERIQTGSFREFISADGSSGFKAERDRYHLYVSFACPFAHRTILARQLKQLNSVISMSVLSPDWGDPSGWTFGDWSHTTADTVNGCDYLYQVYVKAKSNFTGRVTVPVLWDKQTGTIVNNESADILRMLVTEFDAFGNASLNLYPQELRAEIDDINAFVSDRINIGVYKVGFASSQLDYNTAIAQLFDALDILETRLSGQQYLVGHSLTEADIRLFVTLVRFDVAYYGALNCNLRRLTDYPNLWNYTRHIYHLPNVSDTVKFDHIKRHYYDTYEGLINRRIIPIGPILNWDIPTLQVCH from the coding sequence ATGAAACTATTAGTAAACGGTGTTTGGCATTCTGACTTTCAACCGCTTGAAGGGGAAAGAATACAAACAGGTTCTTTTCGAGAGTTTATCTCTGCTGATGGTTCTTCTGGGTTTAAAGCCGAACGCGATCGCTATCACTTATATGTTTCTTTCGCCTGTCCCTTTGCTCATCGCACCATTCTAGCTCGTCAATTAAAGCAATTAAACAGCGTAATTTCAATGTCCGTCCTCAGCCCGGATTGGGGAGATCCAAGCGGATGGACATTTGGGGACTGGAGCCATACAACAGCAGATACCGTTAATGGTTGTGACTACCTGTATCAAGTTTACGTTAAAGCAAAATCAAACTTTACAGGTAGAGTCACGGTTCCGGTTTTGTGGGATAAGCAAACAGGAACAATCGTCAACAACGAATCTGCAGATATTTTGCGTATGTTGGTGACGGAATTTGATGCGTTTGGGAATGCGAGTCTCAATCTCTATCCCCAAGAACTGCGAGCAGAGATTGATGATATAAATGCATTTGTATCAGATCGGATCAACATCGGTGTTTATAAAGTTGGTTTTGCCAGTTCTCAATTAGATTACAACACTGCGATCGCGCAGTTGTTTGATGCTTTAGATATTTTGGAAACTCGGTTAAGCGGTCAGCAATACTTGGTGGGTCATTCTCTCACAGAAGCAGATATTCGACTTTTTGTCACACTCGTTCGGTTTGATGTCGCCTACTACGGAGCCTTGAATTGCAATCTCCGCCGTCTGACAGATTATCCCAATTTGTGGAATTACACGCGCCACATTTATCACTTACCAAACGTGTCAGACACCGTAAAATTTGACCATATCAAACGTCATTATTACGATACCTACGAAGGATTAATTAATCGACGGATTATTCCCATCGGACCTATCTTAAATTGGGATATTCCTACTTTGCAAGTCTGCCATTAA
- a CDS encoding EamA family transporter, translated as MQKQNPFGLFAVVGASTFWALAANVASSLFEGGVSPFELAGVSAILATIGLMALNLLQKHPILRVPSLSQIALSALFVMFVGADYLAIAKLPVAIAIVLIFMAPGFVVLWNALLSRRVPSAKVLIALALSFLGVVLVSGVVGGDLSQVNWFGIAIGLTTAILFAAYTLLSEKIGAQGTPVNALLQTFSIASLIWFGFLLTQGLTPHLLEVINAPKILYMGIMGTLLPYLLFLWGVRHVQAERAAIVASIEPFIAGIIAWIWFGQYLTLLQITGGILIVVAISSLQINNQATLKKNRLNYEG; from the coding sequence ATGCAGAAGCAGAATCCTTTCGGTCTTTTTGCGGTGGTCGGAGCTTCGACATTTTGGGCGCTCGCCGCTAATGTCGCAAGCAGTTTATTTGAGGGAGGCGTAAGTCCTTTTGAGCTAGCAGGAGTCAGCGCCATACTTGCTACCATTGGGCTAATGGCGCTCAACCTGTTGCAGAAGCATCCTATTTTGAGAGTACCGAGTCTTTCTCAAATTGCGTTAAGTGCTTTGTTTGTTATGTTCGTGGGAGCAGATTATCTCGCGATCGCAAAACTTCCTGTTGCTATTGCCATCGTGCTGATCTTCATGGCTCCGGGTTTTGTCGTGCTGTGGAACGCACTCCTATCGCGGCGCGTTCCTTCCGCAAAAGTTTTGATTGCTCTGGCGCTTTCCTTTTTGGGCGTTGTCCTGGTGTCTGGTGTGGTAGGCGGGGATTTAAGCCAAGTGAATTGGTTTGGTATTGCAATTGGTTTAACAACGGCGATTCTTTTTGCAGCGTACACTCTATTGAGTGAAAAGATTGGCGCTCAAGGAACACCTGTTAACGCTCTGCTGCAAACGTTTTCAATTGCGAGCCTTATTTGGTTTGGCTTTTTGCTGACTCAAGGCTTGACGCCTCATTTACTAGAAGTCATAAATGCTCCCAAGATTCTCTATATGGGTATCATGGGAACGCTCTTACCCTATCTGTTGTTTTTGTGGGGAGTTCGTCACGTACAAGCTGAAAGAGCTGCGATCGTTGCTTCAATAGAACCGTTCATTGCTGGAATTATTGCCTGGATTTGGTTTGGACAATATCTTACTCTGCTTCAAATCACAGGTGGAATTCTGATTGTGGTAGCAATTTCCTCATTGCAAATAAACAACCAAGCAACTTTGAAAAAAAATCGATTGAATTATGAAGGATAA
- a CDS encoding MarR family winged helix-turn-helix transcriptional regulator, protein MAKQRLDEMRNSTWRLFLTVQIQAIEKIQEKLSAAKLPPLEWYDVLWELKKVPEGRLRLSELAERVLLSRSHLTRLLDRLEKSELLERQPCPSDRRGTFAVLTEAGAAMQEKMWAIYSEGIAEYFGDRLSDEEVKVMQQALKKVLGENSTQK, encoded by the coding sequence ATGGCAAAGCAGCGATTAGACGAAATGCGAAACTCCACTTGGCGGCTGTTTCTCACTGTTCAGATTCAAGCGATCGAGAAGATTCAAGAAAAACTATCGGCTGCGAAACTGCCACCATTGGAATGGTACGATGTGCTGTGGGAACTCAAAAAAGTACCAGAGGGACGTTTGCGATTGAGCGAACTCGCAGAACGAGTCCTGTTAAGCCGGAGTCATCTCACCCGCTTGCTTGATCGCCTGGAAAAAAGCGAGCTATTGGAGCGACAACCCTGTCCGAGCGATCGCAGGGGAACATTTGCAGTGTTAACTGAAGCGGGTGCAGCAATGCAAGAAAAAATGTGGGCTATCTACTCTGAAGGAATTGCAGAATATTTTGGCGATCGACTGAGTGATGAAGAAGTCAAAGTTATGCAACAAGCACTCAAAAAAGTTCTTGGAGAAAATTCTACTCAGAAGTAA